In Stomoxys calcitrans chromosome 2, idStoCalc2.1, whole genome shotgun sequence, the following proteins share a genomic window:
- the LOC106087976 gene encoding HIG1 domain family member 1A, mitochondrial isoform X1, with product MSSKSYFDEPGDGGGKLSKKAKDSPFMVVGLAGFVAAGLIGAYKYRHRGTMSTSVFLMQLRVAAQGTVVGCLTLGLAYTMYNQYIVKKPKEDKFIQLKL from the exons ATGAGTAGTAAATCATATTTCGATGAACCTGGAGATGGTGGCGGCAAATTGTCAAAGAAAGCGAAGGATTCGCCCTTCATGGTTGTGG GTTTGGCAGGTTTTGTTGCTGCCGGCCTTATCGGAGCATACAAATACAGACATCGTGGAACAATGAGTACCAGCGTCTTTCTCATGCAACTTCGTGTGGCGGCCCAAGGAACAGTAGTTGGCTGTCTGACGTTAGGATTGGCGTACACGATGTATAATCAATATATCGTGAAAAAGCCGAAAGAAGA CAAATTTATCCAGTTGAAATTGTGA
- the LOC106088232 gene encoding ATP-dependent DNA helicase 2 subunit 1 yields MSSWDPQNEISISDSEDEDEDFKAVYHGRDVILFVVDANLYNEPDRLNEALNLIRSAFLSGLLVNDNDLMALIFANTEHSPEPYEPDCLEAIVMPENCAVFLPPRQLNTAIVEHFLRFVETSPNDFAEVYGVSSGNGTNFAHLLRLCLDLVQHCTYSVDNSTIVYLTDKETPHSAQSEGYRQALQKASDLSAKENIEFQVIPMVDIFNYDVFYKEFICLVRDIEIDSFEPANPQRARELLADRKIKQHFVRRSLGHFKLSLGSDLSLSAQYFNYFQKDKGPRKALIQRTDNAIVRRHRLTKVFKKNPETSELEQPRAINITDAWYEINLGSSAIRLSYEQVNRVRNLHAPGMMLLGFKPRCELSKALFCKSFNFMYPDDGHIIGSKRLFRALWERCKARDKIAVCLFMCKRKSMPRYVALVPVSKDDAESDSYYSLLTNDGFKMVYLPCSSYIRNVDLAEWNSVENHAPDEGVELCKKIVKKFRLDFKPGTLCDPELDQLQSKLLALAFNVKYEPLGSQYYPNTEQQDQRIATLLPKFEEIFGEDVEAAKKRPASSNRGEASSAAKTIKLSADNLSNKDYVLQMIRNKSLGSCTKDQLVQILQTHFNKKVAKSTKKPDLLDILYAFSIN; encoded by the coding sequence ATGAGTTCCTGGGATCCACAAAATGAAATCTCAATTTCGGATTCTGAAGACGAGGATGAGGATTTCAAGGCCGTTTATCACGGCAGGGATGTTATTTTGTTTGTGGTGGATGCAAATTTATACAATGAGCCGGATCGTTTAAATGAGGCTTTAAATTTGATAAGAAGTGCCTTTCTGTCTGGATTATTGGTCAATGATAATGATTTGATGGCTTTGATATTTGCCAATACCGAGCATAGCCCAGAACCGTATGAACCGGATTGCTTAGAGGCAATCGTAATGCCCGAGAATTGTGCTGTTTTCCTGCCACCACGTCAATTGAACACGGCCATTGTGGAACACTTTCTACGATTTGTTGAGACTTCGCCCAACGATTTTGCAGAAGTATACGGTGTGAGCAGCGGTAATGGGACCAACTTTGCTCACCTTCTACGCTTATGTTTGGATTTGGTGCAGCATTGCACCTACTCGGTGGATAATTCGACAATAGTGTACCTGACGGACAAGGAGACTCCACATTCCGCCCAGTCTGAGGGTTATAGACAAGCGCTACAAAAAGCCTCAGATTTAAGTGCTAAAGAAAATATTGAATTCCAAGTTATTCCTATGGTGGATATATTTAACTATGATGTCTTCTATAAGGAGTTCATTTGCCTGGTACGCGACATTGAAATCGATAGTTTCGAGCCTGCCAATCCCCAGCGGGCCAGAGAACTTTTGGCAGAccgtaaaataaaacaacattttGTTCGTCGTTCGTTGGGCCATTTTAAGTTGTCTTTAGGATCAGATCTAAGTCTGTCTGCTCAATATTTTAACTATTTCCAGAAGGACAAGGGACCTCGCAAGGCTTTGATACAACGTACCGACAATGCGATAGTACGCAGGCATCGTCTTACCAAAGTGTTTAAGAAAAATCCGGAGACGTCTGAGTTGGAGCAGCCTCGCGCAATTAACATTACGGACGCCTGGTACGAGATTAATTTGGGCAGTTCTGCAATACGTTTATCATATGAGCAAGTAAACCGCGTACGCAACCTTCACGCTCCAGGTATGATGTTGTTGGGCTTTAAACCACGCTGCGAACTATCCAAAGCCCTTTTCTGCAAATCCTTTAATTTCATGTATCCCGACGATGGTCATATTATTGGTTCGAAGCGGTTGTTCCGCGCCCTTTGGGAACGTTGTAAAGCTAGGGACAAGATCGCAGTTTGCCTGTTTATGTGCAAAAGAAAGTCTATGCCACGTTATGTCGCCCTAGTACCGGTTTCAAAAGATGATGCCGAATCCGATTCCTATTACTCTTTGCTGACGAATGATGGCTTCAAAATGGTGTATTTGCCCTGTTCTTCGTATATTCGCAATGTCGATTTAGCGGAATGGAATTCCGTAGAAAACCACGCCCCAGATGAAGGGGTAGAATTGTGTAAAAAGATTGTAAAGAAATTCCGTTTAGATTTCAAGCCAGGAACTCTATGCGATCCAGAGTTGGACCAGTTGCAATCTAAACTGTTGGCGTTGGCCTTTAATGTAAAATACGAACCTTTAGGTAGCCAATATTATCCGAATACTGAGCAACAAGACCAGAGAATTGCAACCTTACTCCCCAAATTCGAAGAGATATTCGGTGAGGATGTGGAAGCGGCCAAGAAAAGGCCAGCTTCCTCCAACAGAGGGGAAGCGTCCAGTGCTGCAAAGACAATCAAGTTGTCAGCAGATAATTTGAGTAACAAGGATTATGTCTTGCAAATGATAAGGAACAAATCCTTAGGTTCCTGCACAAAAGATCAGCTGGTGCAAATATTGCAAACgcatttcaataaaaaagtgGCCAAGTCTACAAAGAAACCAGACCTACTGGATATTTTATATgctttttcaataaattaa
- the LOC106087976 gene encoding HIG1 domain family member 1A, mitochondrial isoform X2 — MSSKSYFDEPGDGGGKLSKKAKDSPFMVVGLAGFVAAGLIGAYKYRHRGTMSTSVFLMQLRVAAQGTVVGCLTLGLAYTMYNQYIVKKPKEDTANLSS, encoded by the exons ATGAGTAGTAAATCATATTTCGATGAACCTGGAGATGGTGGCGGCAAATTGTCAAAGAAAGCGAAGGATTCGCCCTTCATGGTTGTGG GTTTGGCAGGTTTTGTTGCTGCCGGCCTTATCGGAGCATACAAATACAGACATCGTGGAACAATGAGTACCAGCGTCTTTCTCATGCAACTTCGTGTGGCGGCCCAAGGAACAGTAGTTGGCTGTCTGACGTTAGGATTGGCGTACACGATGTATAATCAATATATCGTGAAAAAGCCGAAAGAAGA TACAGCAAATTTATCCAGTTGA